A single region of the Populus nigra chromosome 2, ddPopNigr1.1, whole genome shotgun sequence genome encodes:
- the LOC133683164 gene encoding clathrin interactor EPSIN 2-like isoform X1, producing MKKVFGQTVRDFKREVNKKVLKVPSIEQKVLDATSNEPWGPHGSLLADIAQASRNYHEYQMIMAVLWKRINDTGKNWRHVYKALTVLEYLVAHGSERAIDEIREHSYQITTLSDFQYIDSSGKDQGNNVRKKSQSLVVLVNDKERIVEARQKAAANRDKFRNASPGGMYRPGSYDDDGRYGNRDEDRNGYGYGKEREYNYRDDERYGKYGDSYGRDGDHNGEEQYGRDGYRDDDYQGRSRSIDDYGSRSRSSDRDRDHAFDDDGQSSSRGARADDQSHDGSIAKRLERKFSEQNISGPPSYEEALSESRSPAHSERNGEALAAHAPVASSPPAPRSFSPPAFNAASPPPSNPGQENTFFATPASPADQEVEVADEFDPRGPISAPPTATSVQTASAFTPTSNNAEMDLLGSLSDVFTPNPLAIMPVTSATTTSEADSQTNFSGSMFAATQSPSNVMNQAFEDPFGDSPFKATPTDAFSAQQPTASAAPFQPTMNQNTEMPNAGAPPNGDTFSAMTYSAPNVQPPSTNPHFLPQEMSSSHPETDILADILPPSGPSAVASQAGFSLPSGQHPQPGASVYGNFNSPPGSMVLPAAPHMAPQGQQLSSANFFTQGGSPAPIHSNMSLQPPAGPVVLFNNGNLVPQQGSTAPVVSQFSHHTPTGSAPQYNVSQFSHHTLTGSAPQYNSGNFLPQHGSTLPVASQFTYQTPSASSPQHNDVLGNLFSQGPNTSMASQTALPSSTGSLAIVPQPSKDKFETKSTVWADTLSRGLVNLNISGPKTNPLADIGVDFDALNRKEKRMEKQPMTPVVSTITMGKAMGSGTGLGRAGAGVLRAPPNPTIGSGMGMGGGVNMGMGMGGPGSGIGVGGYGGMHQPMGGVGMGAGMNAGMNAGMNMGMMQGGQMPPGSAMPGGYNPMMGSGGYTSQQPYGGGYR from the exons GTTCTTGATGCTACCAGCAATGAACCTTGGGGTCCACATGGATCGCTGCTTGCAGATATTGCGCAGGCATCAAGAAATTA TCATGAATACCAAATGATCATGGCAGTTCTCTGGAAACGAATTAATGATACTGGGAAGAATTGGCGGCATGTCTACAAG GCTTTGACTGTTTTGGAATACCTGGTTGCTCATGGATCAGAGCGTGCCATAGATGAGATTAGGGAACATTCTTATCAAATAACG ACATTGTCAGATTTCCAATATATTGATTCCAGCGGAAAGGACCAGGGTAACAATGTCAGGAAGAAATCCCAGAGCCTTGTGGTCCTGGTGAATGATAAAGAAAGGATAGTCGAGGCTAGACAGAAGGCTGCTGCTAACAGGGACAA GTTTCGCAACGCATCACCTGGTGGAATGTATAGACCTGGTTCTTATGATGATGATGGTCGCTATGGAAACAGGGATGAAGATCGAAATGGATATGGTTATGGCAAAGAAAGAGAATACAACTATAGGGATGATGAACGGTATGGTAAATATGGGGACTCGTATGGTCGTGATGGAGATCATAATGGTGAAGAACAGTATGGTAGGGATGGATATAGGGATGATGACTATCAGGGAAGAAGCCGAAGCATTGATGATTACGGTTCAAGAAGCAGGAGCTCTGATAGAGATAGAGATCATGCTTTTGATGATGATGGTCAATCCTCATCTCG TGGCGCTAGAGCTGATGATCAGTCTCATGACGGAAG CATTGCTAAGCGGCTTGAGCGAAAATTTTCTGAGCAAAATATTAGTGGTCCACCCAGCTATGAAGAAGCCTTAAGTGAATCCCGAAGCCCTGCTCACAGCGAAAG GAATGGAGAAGCTTTAGCAGCACATGCTCCTGTAGCTTCTTCTCCACCAGCTCCTAGATCTTTCTCTCCACCTGCTTTTAATGCTGCTTCTCCACCTCCAAGCAATCCTGGAcaagaaaacactttttttgCGACACCTGCATCTCCTGCAGACCAGGAAGTTGAGGTGGCTGATGAATTTGATCCACGTGGTCCTATTTCAG CTCCCCCTACTGCCACATCTGTTCAAACTGCCTCTGCTTTCACTCCGACTTCGAACAATGCTGAAATGGACTTACTTGGCTCTTTGTCAGATGTGTTTACTCCAAATCCATTAGCCATCATGCCAGTTACTTCTGCAACAACTACCTCTGAAGCTGATTCCCAAACAAATTTTTCAGGATCCATGTTTGCTGCAACACAATCACCATCAAATGTTATGAATCAG GCTTTTGAAGATCCATTTGGTGACTCTCCTTTCAAAGCTACTCCTACAGATGCTTTCTCAGCTCAACAGCCCACTGCTTCTGCTGCCCCTTTCCAGCCTACCATGAATCAAAATACAGAAATGCCCAATGCAGGAGCACCACCAAATGGTGACACATTCTCTGCCATGACTTATTCAGCACCCAATGTTCAACCTCCTTCAACAAATCCACACTTTTTGCCTCAAGAAATGTCAAGTTCTCATCCAGAAACTGATATTCTGGCAGACATCCTCCCACCATCTGGTCCATCTGCTGTAGCTTCACAGGCAGGTTTTTCACTTCCATCTGGCCAACATCCACAGCCAGGTGCTAGTGTGTATGGGAACTTCAATTCACCACCAGGGAGTATGGTATTGCCAGCAGCTCCACACATGGCTCCTCAGGGCCAGCAATTAAGCAGTGCAAACTTCTTTACACAGGGAGGATCCCCAGCTCCTATCCATTCCAACATGTCTCTACAACCTCCGGCAGGGCCAGTGGTGCTGTTTAATAATGGAAACTTAGTTCCACAACAAGGTTCTACGGCTCCAGTTGTCTCACAATTTTCTCATCATACACCGACTGGATCAGCACCACAATATAATGTCTCACAATTTTCTCATCATACACTGACTGGATCAGCACCACAATATAACAGTGGAAACTTTCTCCCACAACATGGCTCTACTCTCCCAGTCGCTTCACAATTTACTTACCAAACTCCATCTGCTTCATCTCCTCAGCATAATGATGTCCTGGGTAATTTGTTTTCACAAGGGCCAAACACTTCCATGGCTTCTCAGACAGCTCTTCCATCTTCAACAGGGTCGCTTGCTATAGTTCCTCAACCATCCAAGGACAAATTTGAGACTAAGTCAACAGTGTGGGCAGATACTCTGAGTAGAGGGCTGGTCAATTTGAATATTTCTGGAC CTAAAACCAATCCATTAGCTGACATTGGAGTTGATTTCGATGCCCTTAATCGCAAGGAAAAGAGAATGGAAAAACAGCCCATGACTCCAGTTGTATCTACTATCACCATGGGCAAAGCTATGGGATCTGGTACTGGGTTAGGCCGAGCTGGTGCAGGTGTTCTCAGGGCACCTCCAAACCCTACGATTGGTTCTGGCATGGGAATGGGTGGGGGTGTGAATATGGGCATGGGCATGGGTGGTCCTGGTTCAGGCATTGGCGTGGGAGGTTATGGAGGAATGCATCAACCCATGGGTGGTGTGGGTATGGGAGCAGGGATGAATGCAGGGATGAATGCGGGCATGAATATGGGAATGATGCAAGGTGGCCAGATGCCTCCTGGATCAGCCATGCCTGGTGGATATAACCCCATGATGGGCTCCGGTGGTTACACTTCCCAACAACCCTATGGTGGTGGATATCGATGA
- the LOC133683164 gene encoding clathrin interactor EPSIN 2-like isoform X2, with the protein MKIEMDMVMAKKENTTIGMMNGMVNMGTRMVVMEIIMVKNSMVGMDIGMMTIREEAEALMITVQEAGALIEIEIMLLMMMVNPHLENMSELSHFCSGARADDQSHDGSIAKRLERKFSEQNISGPPSYEEALSESRSPAHSERNGEALAAHAPVASSPPAPRSFSPPAFNAASPPPSNPGQENTFFATPASPADQEVEVADEFDPRGPISAPPTATSVQTASAFTPTSNNAEMDLLGSLSDVFTPNPLAIMPVTSATTTSEADSQTNFSGSMFAATQSPSNVMNQAFEDPFGDSPFKATPTDAFSAQQPTASAAPFQPTMNQNTEMPNAGAPPNGDTFSAMTYSAPNVQPPSTNPHFLPQEMSSSHPETDILADILPPSGPSAVASQAGFSLPSGQHPQPGASVYGNFNSPPGSMVLPAAPHMAPQGQQLSSANFFTQGGSPAPIHSNMSLQPPAGPVVLFNNGNLVPQQGSTAPVVSQFSHHTPTGSAPQYNVSQFSHHTLTGSAPQYNSGNFLPQHGSTLPVASQFTYQTPSASSPQHNDVLGNLFSQGPNTSMASQTALPSSTGSLAIVPQPSKDKFETKSTVWADTLSRGLVNLNISGPKTNPLADIGVDFDALNRKEKRMEKQPMTPVVSTITMGKAMGSGTGLGRAGAGVLRAPPNPTIGSGMGMGGGVNMGMGMGGPGSGIGVGGYGGMHQPMGGVGMGAGMNAGMNAGMNMGMMQGGQMPPGSAMPGGYNPMMGSGGYTSQQPYGGGYR; encoded by the exons ATGAAGATCGAAATGGATATGGTTATGGCAAAGAAAGAGAATACAACTATAGGGATGATGAACGGTATGGTAAATATGGGGACTCGTATGGTCGTGATGGAGATCATAATGGTGAAGAACAGTATGGTAGGGATGGATATAGGGATGATGACTATCAGGGAAGAAGCCGAAGCATTGATGATTACGGTTCAAGAAGCAGGAGCTCTGATAGAGATAGAGATCATGCTTTTGATGATGATGGTCAATCCTCATCTCG AAAACATGTCTGAGCTGTCTCATTTCTGCAGTGGCGCTAGAGCTGATGATCAGTCTCATGACGGAAG CATTGCTAAGCGGCTTGAGCGAAAATTTTCTGAGCAAAATATTAGTGGTCCACCCAGCTATGAAGAAGCCTTAAGTGAATCCCGAAGCCCTGCTCACAGCGAAAG GAATGGAGAAGCTTTAGCAGCACATGCTCCTGTAGCTTCTTCTCCACCAGCTCCTAGATCTTTCTCTCCACCTGCTTTTAATGCTGCTTCTCCACCTCCAAGCAATCCTGGAcaagaaaacactttttttgCGACACCTGCATCTCCTGCAGACCAGGAAGTTGAGGTGGCTGATGAATTTGATCCACGTGGTCCTATTTCAG CTCCCCCTACTGCCACATCTGTTCAAACTGCCTCTGCTTTCACTCCGACTTCGAACAATGCTGAAATGGACTTACTTGGCTCTTTGTCAGATGTGTTTACTCCAAATCCATTAGCCATCATGCCAGTTACTTCTGCAACAACTACCTCTGAAGCTGATTCCCAAACAAATTTTTCAGGATCCATGTTTGCTGCAACACAATCACCATCAAATGTTATGAATCAG GCTTTTGAAGATCCATTTGGTGACTCTCCTTTCAAAGCTACTCCTACAGATGCTTTCTCAGCTCAACAGCCCACTGCTTCTGCTGCCCCTTTCCAGCCTACCATGAATCAAAATACAGAAATGCCCAATGCAGGAGCACCACCAAATGGTGACACATTCTCTGCCATGACTTATTCAGCACCCAATGTTCAACCTCCTTCAACAAATCCACACTTTTTGCCTCAAGAAATGTCAAGTTCTCATCCAGAAACTGATATTCTGGCAGACATCCTCCCACCATCTGGTCCATCTGCTGTAGCTTCACAGGCAGGTTTTTCACTTCCATCTGGCCAACATCCACAGCCAGGTGCTAGTGTGTATGGGAACTTCAATTCACCACCAGGGAGTATGGTATTGCCAGCAGCTCCACACATGGCTCCTCAGGGCCAGCAATTAAGCAGTGCAAACTTCTTTACACAGGGAGGATCCCCAGCTCCTATCCATTCCAACATGTCTCTACAACCTCCGGCAGGGCCAGTGGTGCTGTTTAATAATGGAAACTTAGTTCCACAACAAGGTTCTACGGCTCCAGTTGTCTCACAATTTTCTCATCATACACCGACTGGATCAGCACCACAATATAATGTCTCACAATTTTCTCATCATACACTGACTGGATCAGCACCACAATATAACAGTGGAAACTTTCTCCCACAACATGGCTCTACTCTCCCAGTCGCTTCACAATTTACTTACCAAACTCCATCTGCTTCATCTCCTCAGCATAATGATGTCCTGGGTAATTTGTTTTCACAAGGGCCAAACACTTCCATGGCTTCTCAGACAGCTCTTCCATCTTCAACAGGGTCGCTTGCTATAGTTCCTCAACCATCCAAGGACAAATTTGAGACTAAGTCAACAGTGTGGGCAGATACTCTGAGTAGAGGGCTGGTCAATTTGAATATTTCTGGAC CTAAAACCAATCCATTAGCTGACATTGGAGTTGATTTCGATGCCCTTAATCGCAAGGAAAAGAGAATGGAAAAACAGCCCATGACTCCAGTTGTATCTACTATCACCATGGGCAAAGCTATGGGATCTGGTACTGGGTTAGGCCGAGCTGGTGCAGGTGTTCTCAGGGCACCTCCAAACCCTACGATTGGTTCTGGCATGGGAATGGGTGGGGGTGTGAATATGGGCATGGGCATGGGTGGTCCTGGTTCAGGCATTGGCGTGGGAGGTTATGGAGGAATGCATCAACCCATGGGTGGTGTGGGTATGGGAGCAGGGATGAATGCAGGGATGAATGCGGGCATGAATATGGGAATGATGCAAGGTGGCCAGATGCCTCCTGGATCAGCCATGCCTGGTGGATATAACCCCATGATGGGCTCCGGTGGTTACACTTCCCAACAACCCTATGGTGGTGGATATCGATGA